Proteins from a genomic interval of Nostoc sp. TCL240-02:
- a CDS encoding PD-(D/E)XK nuclease family protein, with protein sequence MSTPDRPFASYHLWSLVAPATGQERWHCQMRRGFIKARQHEPQVKALLAQATAPQRIGILAQKGVYEFHHHRHLLKQSDGVERVAQLLKLGNSSVQVQQRVLQILQKYHDAPLLLDKDIIQLTPGDEGFPKPIVVEQEDYCFRLYAAMDCVFIESDRTLHILDFKTGKSAFDKRQALVYLLAARYLYPGHEAVASFYNLEICKKSELISINNYELESLKFELANIAHKHQHDLQKYQEKTTNFSKIFPPNPGSHCRFCPFNSICEFADFKQTQSYPMPSLRVNS encoded by the coding sequence CCAGATGAGACGGGGGTTTATCAAAGCACGGCAACACGAACCACAAGTCAAAGCACTGCTAGCGCAAGCCACTGCACCCCAGCGCATTGGTATACTCGCGCAAAAAGGTGTTTATGAGTTTCATCATCATAGGCATCTGCTGAAGCAATCAGATGGTGTAGAAAGAGTTGCACAGCTACTTAAATTAGGCAATTCAAGCGTTCAAGTCCAGCAACGCGTGCTGCAAATTTTGCAAAAATATCATGATGCGCCGTTGCTTTTGGATAAAGATATTATCCAATTAACTCCGGGTGATGAAGGCTTTCCTAAGCCAATAGTAGTTGAGCAAGAGGATTATTGCTTTCGGTTATATGCGGCTATGGACTGTGTTTTCATTGAATCTGATAGGACTTTACATATTTTAGATTTCAAAACAGGTAAGTCAGCTTTTGACAAACGACAGGCATTAGTTTATTTGCTAGCTGCTCGTTATCTTTACCCTGGACACGAAGCTGTCGCATCATTTTATAATTTAGAAATATGTAAAAAGTCTGAGTTAATTAGCATCAATAATTACGAATTAGAATCTTTAAAATTTGAGTTAGCTAATATTGCCCACAAGCACCAGCACGATTTGCAAAAATATCAGGAAAAAACTACTAATTTTAGTAAAATTTTTCCTCCAAATCCTGGCTCTCACTGCCGCTTTTGTCCATTTAATTCCATCTGTGAGTTTGCCGATTTTAAGCAAACTCAATCATATCCAATGCCCAGTTTAAGAGTTAATAGCTAA
- a CDS encoding transglutaminase family protein: protein MSFALPTLTVSQMFGQKTIRPLTAATLCGITFIKDRLIAIDSIKGHLLEIDPTSDNSKIINPHQVKEFTDVTGIAVWEDSLWVSRENSVYLCKLNALGLEHFVTLPYPADGVAVWETTVYVTCQRLGYILVYDRETRKEITRFYAPGVGIENLAVTQEMLWICDRTEQSVYAMDRATGELQFSVLTPFECPTGIAIHKNGETGKESIYVAYASEEPYIRDNPNADPSHELTFRDRTFIHPLHYHYQPDKRYALSNGYLIEMSYAEEIAPLDEVYLPDVEWRIALPSETERQKVKHVEPIGIPFTEEVIEGQRVAVFKFDSLAPGERHIFGWKALVEVRGIKYRITPRDVENIPELSPELQTRYLVDDDDLAMDTTIVRRAAREAIGSETNVLRKMHSIRNYVYDELSYGIKPYIDTPDIVLERGVGSCGEYVGVLLALSRLNGIPCRTVGRYKCPPHSDLLGVPLQPDFNHVWLEFYVPNFGWLPMESNPDDVGEGGPYPTRFFMGLCWYHIEIGKGITFETVTSKGERLTKEDIPIGDLAINHIRFIILKELPPF from the coding sequence ATGAGTTTTGCACTCCCCACTTTGACCGTTAGCCAGATGTTTGGGCAAAAAACAATTCGACCGCTTACTGCTGCTACCTTGTGTGGCATTACTTTCATTAAAGATAGACTCATTGCCATTGACAGTATTAAAGGGCATCTACTGGAGATTGATCCCACCTCTGACAACAGCAAAATTATCAACCCTCATCAAGTTAAAGAATTTACCGATGTCACTGGTATAGCGGTGTGGGAAGATTCCCTGTGGGTAAGCCGAGAAAATAGTGTTTACTTGTGCAAGCTCAATGCTTTGGGTTTAGAACATTTTGTGACATTGCCTTATCCGGCTGACGGCGTTGCTGTTTGGGAAACAACAGTTTATGTCACCTGCCAACGGCTGGGCTACATTTTGGTGTATGACCGCGAAACCCGAAAAGAGATTACCAGATTTTATGCCCCTGGAGTTGGGATAGAGAATTTAGCAGTCACCCAAGAAATGCTATGGATTTGCGATCGCACCGAACAATCAGTGTACGCAATGGACAGGGCAACAGGAGAACTTCAATTTAGTGTCTTGACACCGTTTGAATGTCCTACAGGTATAGCAATACATAAAAATGGCGAAACAGGTAAGGAAAGTATTTACGTTGCCTACGCCTCAGAGGAGCCTTATATCCGGGATAACCCCAATGCCGATCCGAGTCATGAGCTAACATTCCGCGATCGCACTTTTATTCATCCCCTGCATTATCATTACCAGCCAGATAAGCGCTACGCTCTCTCTAATGGCTATCTGATTGAAATGTCTTATGCCGAGGAAATTGCCCCCTTAGACGAGGTGTATTTACCTGATGTTGAATGGCGCATTGCCCTACCATCGGAAACAGAGCGTCAAAAGGTGAAACACGTTGAACCAATTGGTATACCATTTACCGAAGAAGTGATAGAAGGGCAACGTGTAGCAGTCTTTAAATTTGATTCTCTTGCTCCAGGAGAACGGCATATATTTGGCTGGAAAGCACTTGTGGAAGTTCGAGGAATTAAGTATCGTATCACACCTAGAGATGTTGAAAATATACCTGAACTATCTCCCGAATTACAAACACGCTACCTAGTAGATGACGACGATTTAGCAATGGATACTACCATTGTTCGCCGTGCCGCCAGAGAAGCAATTGGTTCTGAAACCAATGTGCTGCGGAAAATGCACAGCATCCGCAATTACGTTTATGATGAGTTATCTTATGGGATTAAGCCTTACATTGACACACCAGATATAGTTTTAGAACGGGGCGTTGGTTCCTGTGGCGAATATGTCGGCGTTTTACTTGCCCTATCCCGTTTAAATGGCATTCCCTGCCGCACCGTAGGTAGGTACAAATGCCCTCCCCATAGTGACTTACTAGGAGTGCCACTACAACCAGATTTTAATCATGTTTGGCTGGAATTCTACGTCCCGAATTTTGGCTGGTTGCCAATGGAATCAAATCCTGATGATGTGGGTGAAGGTGGGCCTTATCCGACGCGCTTTTTTATGGGCTTATGCTGGTATCACATTGAAATTGGCAAAGGTATCACCTTTGAAACCGTGACAAGTAAAGGTGAGCGGCTAACCAAAGAAGATATCCCCATTGGCGATTTGGCAATAAATCATATCCGGTTCATAATTCTTAAAGAATTGCCACCCTTTTGA